DNA sequence from the Acidimicrobiales bacterium genome:
ACCGCCATGTGTCGTTCATGGGACCCGGCCGCCAGGCGCGACAGGCGCACCTCCAACGACCGCGGAAGGGGAAACGGTGAGCGACGGGCCCCATACGGGAGCGCGTCGCTGAGCGCCGCCACCGCTACGATGAGGTGTGTCGCAGCTGTCGAGCCACGCCTCGGGCCCTTTCAGTCTGCCCGCGGGCGAGAACGGCGTCCTGCCTTTCCAGCACCTCGCCCAGGCCATCTCGTCGGACGTCATCAGCGGCGGGGGGTTCACGATCCCGCCGGAGAACCTGCAGCCAGCGAGCCTCGATCTACGGCTGGGTGAGGTCGCCTACCGGATCCGCTGCAGCTTCCTTCCCGACGACCAAGCCGTCGAGCGAAAGCTCAAGGACGTCGTCATCGACGAGCTCAATCTGCACACAGAAGGCGCCGTACTCGAGACGAACCGGCCGTACCTCATTCCGCTCAAAGAACGGCTCTCCCTTCCCCACAACGTGCGAGGTCGGACCAACCCGAAGAGCTCCACGGGCAGGATCGACGTCTTCACCCGGGTGATCACCGACGAGAGCTACCGCTTCGACGAGATCGCGCCGGGCTACGACGGGCCGCTCTATCTCGAGGTCGTGCCCCTGTCCTTCGCCGTTCGGGTGCGAGAGGATCTGAGCCTCTGCCAGCTCCGGCTCTCGGTCGGCCGATCGCAGCTGGACGACGACGACGTGCGCGACTTTCACGAACAGCAGCCCCTTCTGTTCAAGGGCGGCGATGCCGTGACTCCCGACCGGCTGGCACTGGCCAACGGCATGTTCCTGAGCCTCGATCTCCGCAGCGATGCCAGCTCGCGTGTCGGATACCGGGCGAAGGACAACGCGCCGCTGCTCGATCTGACCCA
Encoded proteins:
- a CDS encoding 2'-deoxycytidine 5'-triphosphate deaminase, whose amino-acid sequence is MSQLSSHASGPFSLPAGENGVLPFQHLAQAISSDVISGGGFTIPPENLQPASLDLRLGEVAYRIRCSFLPDDQAVERKLKDVVIDELNLHTEGAVLETNRPYLIPLKERLSLPHNVRGRTNPKSSTGRIDVFTRVITDESYRFDEIAPGYDGPLYLEVVPLSFAVRVREDLSLCQLRLSVGRSQLDDDDVRDFHEQQPLLFKGGDAVTPDRLALANGMFLSLDLRSDASSRVGYRAKDNAPLLDLTQPALREPGRYWEPVLSEERDRIVLTPQKFYLLMSDEAVSIPSTLAANMTAYDPTSGELRTHYAGFFDPGFGYDPQGRFHGSRAALEVRAHDVPFMIEHGQRVCKLTFERMLEAPTRLYGEAIGSSYQRQHETLGKYFLRPGGAVSSEKASPAHTRSEGRDDEDSDQLALPIERD